A segment of the Streptococcus chenjunshii genome:
CTATGCTCACCCTTATTGCTCTTGGGAAAGAGGCTCTAATGAGAATCACAACCGTCTTATTCGACGTTTCCTACCCAAGGGAAAAACAAGAGCGACCAGAAAACTGGCCACTCAGATTGAATGGTGGATAAACAATTATCCCAAACGAATATTAAACTACAAGACACCTAGAGAAATTGTATTCAGTGGCTAACTTCAACTTGAAATTTAGCAAAGGCTAAATTTCTGAAAGTTCTAAAATGGGCCTGCCTTCTAAAATGAATTAGCTAGGCTCTTATCTTTTTGTTGACATAAGAGCCGAATTTTTGATAAAATAATCAAGTTGAAGGTCTCATAGCTCAGCTGGATAGAGCATTCGCCTTCTAAGCGAACGGTCGCAGGTTCGAATCCTGCTGGGATCAAAGTTGAGGCAGACAAAAGTCCTGCCTCGTTTTTTTTTTTTTTTAAAACAGATGAGTTTGGCGCAGTGGTTGATTGGAAGTTCTTATTCCTTGCTGTGCAAAGGATAGCAGACTCTCTAATTAACCGTGCGGAGGCGGGACGACAAAGTCGGGATCATCATTTTATGACAGTTTACTGATTTTTGTCTCACTTTATTTTTCATAGTAAAAATCATACTTTCAATAAGAAAAGTTTCACGTGAAACTTTTCTTATTATTTATGATAAGGCCTTCCCTGCTGAATCATGAAAGCACGATAAATTTGTTCTGCCAATACCAATCGCATCAGCTGATGCGGTAAAGTAAGCAAACCAAAACTTATTAATAAATCAGCTCTGCTCTTAACAACGGGAGCCAAGCCTAAACTTCCGCCGATAACAAATGAAATATCAGAATACCCCTTTAAAGCAAAGGTTTCAAAAAGCTGGCTGAAGGCTTCTGAAGAAAGCTGCTTTCCTTCTATAGCTAAAGCAACAACGTAGTCTCGGCTGCCTAGTTTTGCAAGAATTCTTTTAGCTTCCTTGTCTAAAATTTTCTGTTTTTCAGCTTGACTGGCTTTATTGGGCGTTTGTTCATCAGCAAGCTCTATTATTTCAATCTTCGCAAAAGCATTCAAACGCTTTATATACTCAGAAACTCCCTCTCTAAGGTAATTTTCTTTAAGTTTGCCGACAGCAATCAGTTTTACTTTCATAAGCCTATTTTAGCACATTGCAGCACTTTTCACACCTTATCCACACCGAATCTTTTTATAATAATATTCTATTTCGTTTATGTTATCACTAAAAATTAATATTTTTAAAAAGTTTTCCACAAGCTGTGGATACTTTATTTTTTCTCCCTTTTAAGGTATAATTAAGCCAGTTTTGATATTTTTTAAGTCCATATCAGAAAGGCGGAGGATACAAAAGTGAAAAAATTAAAGTTCTGGTTGTTTCCATTACTCGTTATAATAGCTGGAATTATCGGCGGAATTTTAGGAACAACTATTACAAATTATTTTAATAACCATCCAGTAAATACCACAAAAACAAGCAATGTAACTTATAACAATACAACGGATACAACAGAGGCAGTTAAAACTATTCAAAATGCTGTCGTATCCGTTGTTAACTACCAGAAGCAGTCAGCTTCTTCAGATATGTATAATGACATATTTGGCGGAGACAACAGTTCGTCAGCAGAAGACGGCGACTCTGATTTGCAAGTCTACAGCGAAGGATCAGGGGTTATTTATAAAAAAGACGGTGATTCAGCCTATGTCGTTACCAACAACCACGTTATCGACGGCGCGGAACAAATTGAAATTCTTTTAGCTGATGGAACCAAAGTCGTTGGAAAATTGGTTGGAGCAGATACTTATTCTGACTTAGCAGTTGTCCAAATCTCTTCCGAAAATGTATCTACTGTAGCAGATTTTGCTGATTCTTCAAAGATTAATGTTGGAGAAATTGCTATTGCTATCGGTAGTCCCTTAGGCACTGATTATGCTAATTCTGTTACCCAAGGGATTGTTTCCAGTCTCAGCCGTACAGTGACTCTTACAAATGATAACGGTGAAACAGTTTCAATGAACGCTATTCAAACAGATGCAGCAATTAATCCAGGTAACTCCGGCGGAGCCCTTATTAATATTGAAGGACAAGTTATTGGAATTAATTCAAGTAAAATTTCTTCAACATCGGGCAGTGAATCTGTTGAAGGGATGGGATTCGCGATTCCGTCTAATGACGTCGTCAAAATTATTAATCAGCTTGAAGAAAATGGCGAAGTTGTCCGTCCCGCTTTAGGTATTTCTATGGCTAATTTAAGCGACTTATCAACCAGCGTGATTAATAAACTGAATATTCCTGACAGTGTAACAAACGGAA
Coding sequences within it:
- a CDS encoding S1C family serine protease; translation: MRKAEDTKVKKLKFWLFPLLVIIAGIIGGILGTTITNYFNNHPVNTTKTSNVTYNNTTDTTEAVKTIQNAVVSVVNYQKQSASSDMYNDIFGGDNSSSAEDGDSDLQVYSEGSGVIYKKDGDSAYVVTNNHVIDGAEQIEILLADGTKVVGKLVGADTYSDLAVVQISSENVSTVADFADSSKINVGEIAIAIGSPLGTDYANSVTQGIVSSLSRTVTLTNDNGETVSMNAIQTDAAINPGNSGGALINIEGQVIGINSSKISSTSGSESVEGMGFAIPSNDVVKIINQLEENGEVVRPALGISMANLSDLSTSVINKLNIPDSVTNGIVVGSVQSGMPASGKLEQYDVITEIDDKEVTSTSDLQSILYDHEIGDSIKVTFYRGNDKKTVTIDLTKTTQDLS
- the rlmH gene encoding 23S rRNA (pseudouridine(1915)-N(3))-methyltransferase RlmH; translated protein: MKVKLIAVGKLKENYLREGVSEYIKRLNAFAKIEIIELADEQTPNKASQAEKQKILDKEAKRILAKLGSRDYVVALAIEGKQLSSEAFSQLFETFALKGYSDISFVIGGSLGLAPVVKSRADLLISFGLLTLPHQLMRLVLAEQIYRAFMIQQGRPYHK